The Candidatus Methylomirabilota bacterium genome segment GAGCGCGATGTCGAGCCGGCCCGCCTCGAGGAGCGGCACGTTCTCGGTGCTCCCCTTCGTGTTCTGCGTCTGGACCACGAGCGTCGGGTCGGTCGCGTTGATGGTGTCGGCGACGGCGGCGCCGTAGACGGGGAAGCCCCCGCCGGGCGTCGCGGTCCCCAGGACGACGACGGTCTTCTCGGCCGCCTGCGCGGCGCTTCCCATGAGCCACCCCCCGAGTGCGAGAGCCACGGCGGTGCGCGACACGGCGAACATGGCCGCAACGCTATCACGACCCCGCGCTATGCTCCCGCGGGGAGGACGACCGATGAAGCTCCTCGTCACGACGCTCGCGCTCTCGCTGGCCGCGCTGAGCTGTTCCAGGAGGTGGCGGTCTACGGCGTGTCCAAGCGCCTGCAGTTCAAGCCGCGCGCGAACTACCGGCTGATCGTATCGGAGATGACGCTCGCCCGGTAGCCCCGCTCAGAAGCCCGGCGGCGGCTTGAAGCCGCCGACCACGCCCCCGAGCCGCTCGGCGACGTCGATCGGCGTCGCATCCTCGAGGTACGGCCCCATGATCTGGATCCCCACCGGGAGCCCGCCGCGCGTGAGACCGACCGGCGCCG includes the following:
- a CDS encoding TAXI family TRAP transporter solute-binding subunit, with protein sequence MGSAAQAAEKTVVVLGTATPGGGFPVYGAAVADTINATDPTLVVQTQNTKGSTENVPLLEAGRLDIAL